One Pantoea eucalypti genomic region harbors:
- the osmB gene encoding osmotically-inducible lipoprotein OsmB, with amino-acid sequence MTTTMKRITAVVLATTLAVALSGCSNWSKRDRNTAIGAGAGAIGGSVLTNGSALGTVGGAAVGGIIGHQVH; translated from the coding sequence ATGACTACAACAATGAAACGAATCACTGCCGTTGTACTGGCTACCACGTTAGCTGTTGCCCTGAGCGGCTGTTCTAACTGGTCTAAGCGTGACCGCAACACCGCCATTGGCGCGGGCGCAGGTGCGATTGGGGGTTCAGTATTGACCAATGGTAGCGCGCTCGGCACAGTCGGTGGCGCCGCAGTTGGTGGTATTATCGGTCATCAGGTCCACTAA
- the araD gene encoding L-ribulose-5-phosphate 4-epimerase, whose amino-acid sequence MLEHLKQQVLEANLDLPKYNLVTFTWGNVSAIDREQGLLVIKPSGVRYEVMKRDDMVVVDLASGNVVEGDKRPSSDTATHRALYLAWPEVGGIVHTHSRHATIWAQAGRPIPAWGTTHADDFYGEIPCTRAMRNEEIQHEYEWNTGEVIIETFAQRGLSPSAIPGVLVNSHGPFAWGKDAHAAVHSAVVLEEVAYMGLFSQQLTANLPPINQTLLDLHYLRKHGENAWYGQK is encoded by the coding sequence ATGCTGGAACACCTTAAACAACAGGTTCTGGAAGCGAATCTGGATCTACCCAAATACAACCTGGTGACCTTTACCTGGGGGAATGTCAGCGCGATTGATCGCGAGCAGGGTTTGCTGGTGATTAAACCTTCCGGCGTGCGCTATGAAGTGATGAAGCGCGACGACATGGTTGTGGTCGATCTGGCGAGTGGCAATGTAGTAGAAGGGGATAAACGCCCTTCATCGGACACGGCGACGCATCGTGCGCTCTATCTCGCCTGGCCGGAAGTCGGTGGCATTGTCCATACGCATTCTCGTCATGCGACCATCTGGGCGCAGGCAGGACGACCCATTCCGGCCTGGGGAACAACCCACGCCGACGATTTCTATGGCGAGATCCCCTGCACCCGCGCGATGCGTAACGAAGAGATTCAGCACGAGTACGAGTGGAACACGGGCGAAGTGATTATTGAGACGTTCGCGCAGCGCGGATTATCGCCTTCGGCGATCCCGGGGGTACTGGTCAACTCCCACGGCCCATTTGCCTGGGGTAAAGACGCCCATGCCGCTGTACACAGCGCGGTTGTCCTGGAGGAGGTGGCCTATATGGGGCTCTTTAGCCAGCAGCTTACCGCTAACCTGCCGCCCATTAATCAGACGCTGCTCGATTTACACTACCTGCGAAAGCACGGTGAGAATGCCTGGTACGGGCAAAAATAA
- the yciH gene encoding stress response translation initiation inhibitor YciH translates to MAEDNRLVYSTDSGRITQPETKAERPKGDGIVRIQRQTSGRKGKGVCLITGIDLDDAALTLLAAELKKKCGCGGSVKEGVIEIQGDKRDLLKSLLEAKGMKVKLAGG, encoded by the coding sequence ATGGCAGAGGATAATCGACTGGTTTACTCCACCGACAGCGGGCGCATTACCCAGCCTGAGACTAAAGCAGAGCGGCCAAAAGGGGATGGCATTGTACGCATCCAGCGCCAGACCAGCGGACGCAAAGGCAAAGGCGTCTGTCTGATCACCGGCATTGATCTGGATGATGCAGCACTGACGCTGCTGGCCGCTGAACTGAAAAAGAAGTGTGGCTGTGGTGGATCGGTAAAAGAGGGTGTTATCGAGATTCAGGGTGACAAACGCGATTTACTGAAAAGCCTGCTGGAAGCTAAAGGGATGAAAGTCAAACTGGCGGGCGGCTGA